The following proteins are encoded in a genomic region of Paenibacillus sp. FSL H3-0469:
- a CDS encoding MFS transporter, with translation MNQTSERLWTTSFITLTLCNLLLFIGLQMTLSTLPAYAESALHASPVQVSLVTSLFALSAIASRLISAKAMEKGGRNLLIFLGLAIALSAVAGYYFAGSILTLLLFRILFGIGFGMASTAFPTMASDVIPIRRMGEGMGYFGLSTSLAMSAGPLIGLSLLQGPGFGSLLLGTAVALALILPMGFRLAKSLPGGHLEPSAVPAAAAGSNPYRRLLLPCLLNFLLSISYGGLLGFLALYGQEKHLQHIAYFFLFNALAIVVIRPLSGRIYDRYGAPALLIPGSLFIATGLLLLSFASTTAGLFPAALCYGFGFGSMQPALQTWMIQSVEPRQRGLANGMFLNSLDLGVAIGSMLLGAVAMFTSYAVMYRYSILAPVLLLVIYLLVLMTRQNSKRKAALEG, from the coding sequence TTGAATCAAACCTCTGAACGTCTATGGACCACATCCTTCATTACACTGACCCTTTGCAACCTTCTGCTGTTCATAGGACTGCAGATGACCTTATCTACCCTTCCTGCTTATGCGGAAAGTGCTTTGCATGCTTCACCCGTGCAGGTCAGTCTTGTGACCAGCCTGTTCGCCCTCAGTGCGATTGCCTCCCGCCTCATCTCCGCCAAAGCCATGGAGAAAGGCGGGCGCAACCTGCTGATCTTCCTCGGCCTTGCCATTGCCCTCTCTGCGGTGGCGGGCTATTATTTCGCAGGCAGCATCCTCACCCTGCTGCTGTTCCGCATCCTGTTCGGCATAGGCTTCGGTATGGCCAGCACGGCGTTCCCGACCATGGCCTCCGATGTCATTCCCATCCGCCGCATGGGCGAGGGCATGGGCTATTTCGGATTATCCACCAGCCTCGCCATGTCGGCTGGCCCGCTAATCGGACTCAGCCTGCTGCAAGGACCAGGCTTCGGGTCCCTGCTGCTGGGGACGGCTGTCGCGCTTGCTCTGATCCTGCCGATGGGCTTCCGCCTGGCGAAGTCACTGCCTGGCGGTCATTTGGAGCCGTCCGCAGTTCCGGCAGCAGCTGCCGGAAGCAATCCTTACCGCAGGCTGCTGCTTCCCTGCCTGCTTAACTTTCTCTTATCCATCTCTTACGGCGGGCTGCTCGGCTTCCTGGCGCTCTACGGGCAAGAGAAGCACCTCCAGCATATCGCTTACTTCTTCCTGTTCAATGCCTTAGCCATTGTCGTGATCCGGCCGCTCTCCGGCAGAATCTACGACCGCTATGGTGCGCCTGCCCTGCTCATCCCGGGAAGCCTGTTCATCGCCACAGGGCTTTTGCTGCTATCCTTCGCCTCCACAACAGCGGGCTTGTTCCCGGCCGCCCTATGCTACGGCTTCGGCTTTGGCTCCATGCAGCCTGCGCTCCAGACGTGGATGATCCAGTCTGTCGAACCGCGCCAGCGCGGATTAGCCAACGGAATGTTCCTGAACTCCCTGGATCTCGGTGTCGCCATCGGCTCCATGCTGCTTGGCGCTGTCGCCATGTTCACCAGCTATGCCGTGATGTACCGGTACTCGATATTGGCACCTGTGCTGCTGCTCGTTATCTATCTTCTGGTACTCATGACCCGGCAGAACAGTAAGCGCAAAGCTGCCTTAGAGGGATAG
- a CDS encoding MarR family transcriptional regulator, translating into MTLSSPQQFLGFLLGSTHRRISVSFARALKPYDITPEQWSTLLMICDRSGVNQKEVAVASAKDQPTTARIVELLIKKGFITKTANPEDRRAFQLYATGEGRALIENTIALEQQTIDMAVAGLQPQQLEDLRNMLEQIYHNTGNIHQE; encoded by the coding sequence ATGACCCTGTCCTCTCCCCAGCAATTCCTCGGCTTCCTGCTGGGCTCGACCCACCGGAGAATCTCAGTGAGCTTCGCCCGGGCGTTGAAGCCGTATGACATTACACCCGAGCAATGGTCCACCCTGCTGATGATCTGTGACCGCAGCGGAGTCAACCAGAAGGAGGTGGCCGTTGCCTCCGCCAAAGACCAGCCCACCACCGCCCGGATCGTGGAGCTTCTGATTAAGAAAGGCTTCATTACCAAAACGGCCAACCCGGAGGACCGCAGGGCGTTCCAGCTCTATGCCACAGGAGAGGGAAGGGCGTTAATTGAGAACACTATAGCTCTGGAGCAGCAGACTATAGATATGGCTGTAGCCGGTTTGCAGCCGCAGCAGCTTGAAGATCTCCGCAATATGCTAGAGCAGATCTATCACAACACCGGAAATATACATCAGGAATAG
- the fsa gene encoding fructose-6-phosphate aldolase, producing MKFFLDTGNIEEIKRITRLGLVDGVTTNPSLIAKEGRLFKDVIKEIVAIVPGPVSAEVIGLTAEEMLKEAYEIAEWAPNVVIKLPMTEDGLEACYELTKKGIKTNVTLVFSAAQGLMAAKAGATYISPFVGRLDDIGVDGMKLIKDLKTILTNYDLKSEIIAASIRNIAHVEQAAIAGAHIATIPGSLLPSLWKHPLTDNGIERFLKDWEKVPQV from the coding sequence ATGAAATTTTTCTTGGATACCGGAAATATTGAGGAAATCAAACGTATTACCCGCCTCGGATTAGTGGATGGCGTAACGACGAACCCGTCGCTGATCGCCAAGGAAGGCAGATTGTTTAAGGACGTAATCAAAGAGATCGTAGCTATTGTCCCTGGTCCTGTAAGCGCTGAGGTTATCGGTCTTACGGCTGAAGAGATGCTTAAGGAAGCTTACGAGATCGCTGAATGGGCTCCGAACGTGGTCATCAAGCTCCCTATGACTGAAGATGGTCTGGAAGCTTGTTATGAACTGACCAAAAAAGGCATCAAAACCAACGTAACGCTCGTATTCTCCGCTGCTCAAGGCCTCATGGCCGCCAAGGCAGGAGCAACTTATATCAGTCCGTTCGTCGGACGTCTGGATGATATCGGTGTAGACGGCATGAAGCTGATCAAGGATCTGAAGACGATTCTGACCAACTACGACCTGAAATCCGAGATCATCGCCGCCAGTATCCGCAACATTGCCCATGTGGAGCAAGCAGCCATTGCCGGTGCTCACATCGCTACCATCCCGGGATCACTCCTGCCATCGCTCTGGAAGCACCCGCTGACCGACAATGGTATCGAACGCTTCCTGAAGGACTGGGAGAAGGTTCCACAGGTTTAA
- a CDS encoding macro domain-containing protein translates to MQINVKDVILSVHEGDITSWQGEMIVNASNSGLYGGGGVDGAIHRAGGPGIAEECAGIRQKQGGILPGEAALTGAGRLPFRGVIHTVGPIWKGGTAGEAAVLARCYKSSLDLACTHGVKSLAFPNISTGIYNFPKELACKTALETVVGYVRAKSPAELPLRQIDFVCFEHENAGLYEAMLGNYS, encoded by the coding sequence ATGCAGATCAACGTTAAGGATGTAATCCTGTCGGTTCATGAAGGCGATATCACCTCCTGGCAGGGCGAGATGATCGTCAATGCCTCGAATTCCGGTCTGTATGGAGGCGGAGGAGTGGACGGGGCTATACACCGGGCCGGAGGCCCGGGAATTGCGGAGGAATGCGCGGGAATCCGTCAGAAGCAGGGCGGCATTCTTCCCGGCGAAGCTGCGCTCACCGGTGCGGGGCGGCTTCCTTTTCGCGGAGTGATACATACGGTGGGTCCGATCTGGAAGGGCGGTACGGCCGGTGAAGCGGCTGTGTTGGCGAGATGCTATAAGAGCAGCCTTGATCTGGCTTGCACTCATGGGGTGAAGAGTCTCGCTTTTCCGAATATCAGCACGGGCATTTACAACTTCCCGAAGGAGCTGGCCTGCAAGACGGCGCTGGAAACTGTAGTAGGGTATGTCCGCGCGAAGAGCCCGGCAGAGCTCCCGCTGCGGCAGATCGATTTCGTCTGCTTCGAGCATGAGAATGCCGGGCTGTACGAGGCCATGCTTGGGAACTATAGCTGA
- the rpiA gene encoding ribose-5-phosphate isomerase RpiA yields the protein MNVKQLAAEKAVEYVQDGMKVGLGTGSTAYWAIRKLGERVSEGLQITAVATSQASEDQARELGIPLVAFSDVDSLDLTIDGADELDGALQLIKGGGGALLREKIVAMGSARMIVVADESKAVTTLGKFPLPVEIVPFAWEWTVAALAKLGCKTELRRSGEDLYKTDNGNYIADCRFEAIESAAELALALQRIPGVVEHGLFIGIADLAIIGKSDGTIEIVEGGQDR from the coding sequence ATCAATGTGAAACAGCTGGCAGCGGAGAAGGCAGTCGAATATGTGCAGGACGGTATGAAAGTAGGCCTGGGAACAGGCTCTACTGCTTACTGGGCCATCCGCAAGCTGGGTGAGCGGGTGAGCGAAGGCCTGCAAATTACGGCCGTAGCTACCTCACAGGCGTCTGAGGATCAGGCCCGCGAACTGGGCATTCCGCTGGTAGCGTTCAGTGATGTGGACAGCCTCGACCTGACGATTGACGGGGCGGATGAACTCGACGGGGCGCTGCAGCTGATTAAGGGCGGGGGCGGTGCGCTTTTGCGGGAAAAGATTGTCGCCATGGGCAGCGCACGCATGATCGTTGTGGCCGATGAGAGCAAGGCCGTGACCACGCTCGGGAAGTTCCCGTTGCCGGTGGAGATTGTGCCGTTCGCCTGGGAGTGGACGGTCGCCGCGCTCGCTAAGCTGGGCTGCAAGACGGAGCTGCGGCGTAGCGGAGAAGACCTGTACAAGACGGATAACGGCAATTATATTGCCGACTGCCGGTTTGAAGCCATTGAATCGGCGGCAGAGCTGGCGCTTGCCCTCCAGCGTATTCCCGGAGTCGTCGAGCATGGACTCTTCATCGGGATTGCCGATCTGGCGATTATCGGTAAGAGCGACGGCACGATTGAAATAGTTGAAGGTGGCCAGGATCGCTAA
- a CDS encoding VanZ family protein, with product MARIAKPNAGRRKGKTSAKQALPPGRRFLAWLLLIAYSGMLLYWMFLGFGRTVQLDGPLRYNLEPLRTVRLYFDMTNGLSYASRLVNLLGNVAVFAPFGILLPLVVTGYRSFIRLTLLSALGIIVLELLQMLLHVGSLDIDDLLLNLLGVWTGYALLRLVRG from the coding sequence GTGGCCAGGATCGCTAAGCCGAATGCAGGCCGCCGGAAAGGGAAGACTTCAGCCAAGCAGGCGCTTCCGCCCGGACGCCGCTTCCTGGCCTGGCTGCTCCTGATCGCGTATAGCGGAATGCTGCTGTACTGGATGTTCCTTGGATTCGGACGGACGGTTCAGCTGGACGGACCGCTCCGTTACAATCTTGAACCGCTGCGGACAGTGCGTTTATACTTTGATATGACGAATGGATTATCGTATGCCAGCAGGCTGGTGAATCTCCTGGGGAATGTGGCAGTATTCGCGCCTTTTGGCATTCTGCTTCCGCTGGTGGTCACCGGTTACCGCTCTTTTATCCGGCTGACGCTGCTGTCTGCACTGGGCATCATTGTACTGGAGCTGCTTCAGATGCTGCTGCATGTCGGGAGCCTGGATATCGATGATCTGCTGCTTAACCTGCTCGGGGTGTGGACGGGTTATGCGCTGCTGCGGCTGGTGCGGGGATAG
- a CDS encoding GNAT family N-acetyltransferase, producing the protein MLIDLKPLVGTPQVNELLAYAVIDDPDALIRTSEEYSKLAAMQLCGWEEEGLLVGLTGYEETEDGSLDIRHIAVLPENRGKGYARGMILELVTSRQPRYLVAETEDEIAADFYRSLGFMVYSLGENAAGIEMFRCVYEVEETEDEE; encoded by the coding sequence ATGTTGATTGATTTGAAGCCGCTTGTCGGCACACCGCAGGTGAATGAGCTGCTGGCTTATGCGGTTATAGATGACCCGGATGCGCTGATACGCACTTCGGAGGAATATAGTAAGCTTGCGGCCATGCAGCTGTGCGGCTGGGAGGAGGAAGGGCTGCTGGTCGGACTAACTGGATACGAAGAGACGGAAGACGGCTCGCTCGACATCCGCCATATTGCAGTGCTCCCGGAGAACCGGGGCAAAGGGTATGCGCGCGGCATGATTCTTGAGCTGGTCACCTCCCGTCAGCCGCGTTATCTGGTAGCGGAGACAGAGGACGAGATTGCTGCTGACTTTTACCGCAGTCTGGGCTTTATGGTGTACAGCCTGGGCGAGAACGCTGCCGGAATCGAAATGTTCCGCTGTGTCTATGAGGTGGAAGAGACGGAAGACGAGGAGTAA